Proteins encoded by one window of Dryocola sp. LX212:
- a CDS encoding 3-keto-L-gulonate-6-phosphate decarboxylase UlaD translates to MSHSLPMLQVALDNQTLSEAYRTTRLIAEEVDIIEVGTILCVGEGVRAVRDLKALYPHKIVLADAKIADAGKILSRMCFEASADWVTVICCADINTAKGALEVAREFNGDAQIELTGFWTWDQAQEWRKAGIEQVVYHRSRDAQAAGVAWSEADITAIKRLADMGFKVTVTGGLALEDLPLFQGIPIHVFIAGRSIRDAADPVAAARQFKRSIAQLWG, encoded by the coding sequence GTCGCGCTGGATAACCAGACCCTTTCTGAAGCCTACCGCACCACGCGACTAATCGCCGAAGAGGTGGATATTATCGAAGTCGGCACCATTCTTTGCGTGGGCGAGGGCGTGCGTGCGGTACGTGACCTAAAGGCGCTTTACCCGCACAAGATTGTGCTGGCGGATGCCAAGATTGCCGACGCGGGGAAAATCCTTTCTCGTATGTGTTTTGAAGCCAGTGCGGACTGGGTCACCGTCATCTGCTGTGCGGACATCAACACCGCAAAAGGCGCGCTGGAAGTCGCCCGCGAATTTAACGGCGATGCGCAAATCGAGCTGACCGGCTTCTGGACGTGGGACCAGGCGCAGGAGTGGCGCAAAGCGGGGATTGAGCAGGTGGTCTACCATCGTAGCCGGGATGCTCAGGCTGCGGGCGTAGCCTGGAGCGAAGCGGATATCACGGCGATAAAACGCCTTGCGGATATGGGCTTTAAAGTCACGGTTACCGGCGGTCTGGCACTGGAGGATTTGCCGCTCTTTCAGGGCATCCCGATTCACGTATTTATAGCCGGGCGCAGCATTCGTGACGCCGCAGATCCCGTTGCGGCGGCGCGACAGTTTAAACGTTCCATTGCCCAGCTTTGGGGATAA